A window of Rubricoccus marinus contains these coding sequences:
- a CDS encoding peptidylprolyl isomerase: protein MKKYNAAPDMQIDASKSYSATISTNKGDIDVSLDAANAPKTVNNFVFLANDGFYDGVSFHRVIPNFMAQGGDPTGTGSGGPGYRFEDETRGNPNRHERGVLSMANAGPNTNGSQFFITFQPQPHLDGKHTVFGRVTGGMDVVDSLKGGDVMNSVTVHEA, encoded by the coding sequence ATGAAGAAGTACAACGCAGCCCCAGACATGCAGATCGACGCGAGCAAGAGCTACAGCGCGACGATCTCGACGAACAAAGGTGACATCGACGTTTCGCTCGATGCGGCCAACGCTCCCAAGACCGTCAACAACTTCGTCTTCCTCGCGAACGACGGCTTCTACGACGGCGTCTCGTTTCACCGCGTGATCCCCAACTTCATGGCGCAGGGCGGTGACCCCACGGGCACCGGTTCGGGCGGTCCCGGCTACCGCTTCGAGGACGAGACGCGAGGCAACCCCAACCGCCACGAGCGCGGCGTCCTCTCCATGGCGAACGCGGGCCCGAACACCAACGGCAGCCAGTTCTTTATCACGTTCCAGCCGCAGCCGCACCTCGACGGCAAGCACACCGTCTTCGGGCGCGTAACCGGCGGCATGGATGTCGTCGACAGCCTTAAGGGCGGCGACGTCATGAACTCGGTGACGGTCCACGAGGCCTAG
- a CDS encoding ester cyclase, with translation MSDRQTNLDQQARWGDAVTSGNLDALDDILAPTFVDHDPGDYPGTREGVKAFFRDFRTAFPDLDLEIEQMHATDDWVVFRYTATGTHQGEFKGHAPTGKTFSAPAIQMGRWENGKCVERWGVTNEAAILEDLGLLSA, from the coding sequence ATGAGCGACCGCCAAACCAACCTCGACCAGCAAGCACGCTGGGGCGACGCCGTGACCTCCGGCAACCTCGACGCGCTGGACGACATCCTCGCCCCCACCTTCGTAGACCACGACCCCGGCGACTATCCCGGGACGCGCGAAGGCGTCAAAGCGTTTTTCCGCGACTTCCGGACCGCCTTCCCCGATCTCGATCTTGAGATTGAACAGATGCACGCCACGGATGACTGGGTCGTCTTCCGGTACACCGCTACCGGCACGCACCAGGGCGAGTTCAAAGGCCACGCGCCCACCGGCAAGACGTTTTCCGCTCCGGCGATCCAGATGGGGCGCTGGGAAAACGGCAAGTGCGTCGAGCGTTGGGGCGTGACCAACGAAGCCGCCATCCTCGAAGACCTCGGTCTCCTTTCCGCGTAA
- a CDS encoding ABC transporter ATP-binding protein: protein MSIPNSPEAKSRATVPLLTTLRRILAFARPYRARLILAIGLTLVSTAIGLIVPLGLKELIDAVFTEKNAGLLDRLSLGLLGLFAIQALVGSFGRYFMEWTGERVVTDLRRRVYDHLHRLGLRYFSTTRTGEITSRLTNDVSSVQKTATDDLASALTLSLTLIGSLVLMVVLNWRLTLVILVTVPIMAIGTRYFGQVVRKLSREIQDKLADTTAIAEEAIAAIRVVKAFARERFETSRYGTAVESLFETARKRAVVVAAFWGGVGFMFFVALVVIFWFGGREVLADRLSAGDLVAFIVYALNIARTVSGASRLYASLNSAAGASERLFELLDMAPEIADAPGARPLAEPVRGEVAFEDVRFSYDDGRPVLDGVSLHVKPGETIALVGPSGAGKTTLLNLIPRFYDPDKGSIQIDGVDLREATVDSVREAVSLVAQDIELFGVSLAQNIRYGRLDATDDEIERAARAANAHEFIVEAAQGYQTEVGERGVKLSGGQRQRVAIARALLKDPPILLLDEATSALDAESEAAVQEALARLMEGRTTFVIAHRLATVRDADRILVMDAGQIIDEGTHDDLVARGGLYARLAALQFNDAVPLA from the coding sequence ATGAGCATTCCGAATTCGCCAGAGGCCAAGTCACGCGCCACCGTGCCCCTCCTGACGACGCTGCGGCGCATTCTCGCGTTTGCACGCCCGTATCGCGCTCGCCTGATTCTCGCTATAGGTCTAACGCTGGTGTCGACGGCGATCGGGCTGATCGTGCCGCTGGGCCTCAAGGAGTTGATCGACGCGGTGTTCACGGAGAAGAACGCGGGCCTGCTGGACCGCCTCTCGTTAGGGCTTTTGGGGCTGTTCGCAATCCAGGCGCTCGTGGGCTCTTTCGGGCGCTACTTCATGGAGTGGACCGGTGAACGCGTGGTGACGGACCTGCGGCGGCGGGTGTACGACCACTTGCACCGCCTCGGGCTCCGCTACTTCTCGACTACGCGGACCGGCGAGATCACGAGCCGACTGACGAACGACGTATCGAGCGTCCAGAAAACGGCCACGGACGACCTCGCGTCGGCGCTGACGCTTTCCCTCACGCTCATCGGCTCACTCGTGCTGATGGTGGTCCTCAACTGGCGCCTGACGCTCGTCATTCTCGTCACGGTCCCCATCATGGCGATCGGGACGCGGTACTTCGGGCAGGTGGTGCGCAAGCTCTCGCGCGAGATCCAAGACAAGCTCGCGGACACCACGGCGATCGCGGAAGAGGCCATCGCCGCGATCCGTGTCGTGAAGGCGTTTGCGCGCGAGCGGTTCGAGACCTCGCGCTACGGTACAGCGGTGGAAAGCCTGTTCGAGACCGCACGGAAGCGCGCCGTCGTGGTGGCGGCGTTTTGGGGCGGCGTCGGGTTCATGTTCTTCGTGGCCCTCGTTGTCATTTTCTGGTTCGGCGGCCGGGAGGTGCTGGCAGACCGGCTCAGCGCGGGCGACCTCGTCGCGTTTATCGTCTACGCCCTCAACATCGCGCGGACCGTCAGCGGCGCGAGCCGGCTTTACGCTTCGCTGAACAGCGCCGCTGGCGCCAGCGAGCGTTTGTTCGAGTTGCTGGACATGGCCCCCGAGATCGCCGACGCCCCGGGCGCCCGGCCTCTGGCGGAGCCCGTGCGTGGCGAGGTCGCCTTCGAGGACGTGCGGTTCAGCTACGACGACGGCAGACCTGTGCTGGACGGCGTGAGCCTGCACGTCAAGCCTGGCGAGACGATCGCCCTCGTCGGCCCGAGCGGCGCGGGCAAGACGACGCTGCTCAACCTGATCCCGAGGTTTTACGACCCCGACAAGGGCAGCATCCAGATCGACGGCGTGGATCTCCGCGAGGCGACCGTGGACAGCGTGCGTGAGGCGGTTTCCCTCGTCGCGCAGGACATCGAGTTGTTCGGTGTCTCCCTCGCACAGAACATCCGCTATGGACGGCTCGACGCGACCGACGACGAGATCGAACGCGCCGCTCGCGCCGCCAACGCGCACGAGTTCATCGTGGAAGCCGCCCAGGGCTACCAGACCGAGGTCGGCGAGCGCGGGGTCAAGCTTTCTGGCGGCCAGCGGCAGCGCGTAGCGATCGCTCGCGCACTTCTCAAGGACCCGCCCATCCTGCTCCTAGACGAAGCCACGAGCGCGCTGGACGCCGAAAGCGAGGCCGCCGTTCAGGAAGCGCTCGCGCGTCTCATGGAAGGCCGCACCACGTTCGTCATTGCGCACCGCCTCGCCACCGTTCGCGACGCCGACCGCATTCTCGTCATGGATGCGGGCCAGATCATCGACGAAGGCACGCACGACGACCTCGTCGCCAGAGGCGGCCTGTACGCCCGCCTCGCGGCCTTGCAGTTCAACGACGCGGTGCCTCTGGCGTAG
- a CDS encoding septal ring lytic transglycosylase RlpA family protein, with protein MSDSHPPPSPQRSAFGRSARGLAAALVVAITSVGLWPQPSPAPVPPRVKKVKRLAAPKATRPLATPLPSAPEPIAAPAPVAPEVAQEAAPASGVEEGEVIGTGRASYYGQELAGNRTASGERFDPSELTAAHRTLPLGSRVRVTNERTGASVIVRVNDRGPFADDRVLDVSESAAREIGMIRRGTARVRMELLPRRRG; from the coding sequence ATGAGCGACTCCCACCCGCCCCCGTCCCCGCAGCGCAGCGCGTTTGGGCGTTCCGCCAGAGGCCTGGCCGCCGCTCTCGTTGTGGCCATCACGAGCGTGGGCCTCTGGCCGCAGCCGAGCCCGGCGCCCGTCCCGCCGCGTGTCAAGAAGGTGAAGCGCTTGGCCGCCCCCAAGGCCACGCGGCCTCTGGCGACACCGCTGCCGAGCGCGCCGGAGCCTATCGCAGCACCTGCGCCTGTGGCGCCTGAGGTAGCGCAAGAGGCGGCTCCAGCGTCGGGCGTAGAAGAGGGCGAGGTCATCGGAACCGGCAGGGCGAGCTACTACGGCCAGGAACTCGCGGGCAACCGCACCGCCAGCGGCGAGCGCTTTGATCCCAGCGAACTCACGGCGGCCCACCGCACGCTCCCCCTCGGTTCGCGCGTGCGTGTGACCAATGAACGGACCGGCGCGAGCGTGATCGTGCGCGTCAACGACCGCGGCCCGTTTGCCGACGACCGCGTGCTCGACGTCTCCGAGAGCGCGGCGCGCGAGATCGGCATGATCCGCCGGGGCACAGCGCGCGTCCGGATGGAACTGCTCCCGCGCCGCCGCGGATAG
- a CDS encoding hybrid sensor histidine kinase/response regulator, whose translation MEVATPATASAAPLPLIAADLVTATVTATCDCLDANEAWRQLFGMDGLWARLPAKDARFAANYITEAARGQMVSQQVFLVEPLPGADLPTPVLLNFHPVRLPGTSVGRYPVLISGEILREPVSWAQEQTRRRRMEVVGQMTMGVAHDFNNLLTTVLGHAELLRNELGDLPSSALDSLRSLTRAAKDGAALVKKIQAYLRHEKRERFETVDLASLVGEVVTLTRPYWYNEPRRQGIAIELDADLAPVPPIQGYSTELREVLVNLVLNAVQAMPAGGSISLTTIRDPHRNAAVVEVGDSGVGMPPRVLRRIFEPLYTTKGSNGTGMGLAVAQGIMQEHGGRIEVESTPGNGSVFRLVLPFAPEAPIPDRPAPKVRMATQPPMPTTSLRLLIVDDEPMVRTITSRLLSLRGHAIEAVHGGIAALEALASGAYDCVVTDLSMPEMSGRELAAHVRERHPALPVVLLTGDTDPDADSDHIAAVVRKPFEASNLDDVVRRVVEAHAASL comes from the coding sequence ATGGAGGTTGCCACCCCTGCCACGGCCTCGGCCGCGCCCTTACCGCTTATTGCCGCAGACCTCGTTACGGCGACGGTTACGGCGACCTGCGACTGCCTCGACGCCAATGAGGCGTGGCGCCAGCTGTTTGGGATGGACGGGCTCTGGGCACGCCTGCCCGCAAAAGACGCGCGGTTCGCGGCGAACTACATCACGGAGGCCGCCAGAGGCCAGATGGTCTCGCAGCAGGTTTTCCTCGTAGAGCCGTTGCCTGGCGCGGACCTGCCGACGCCGGTCTTGCTCAACTTCCACCCCGTCCGGTTGCCGGGGACCTCGGTGGGCCGCTACCCAGTGCTGATCTCGGGGGAGATTTTGCGTGAGCCTGTTTCCTGGGCTCAGGAGCAAACGCGGCGCCGGCGGATGGAAGTTGTGGGCCAGATGACGATGGGCGTCGCCCACGACTTCAACAACCTGCTCACGACCGTTCTGGGTCACGCCGAACTCCTGCGCAACGAACTAGGCGACTTGCCCAGCTCCGCGCTGGACTCGCTCCGCTCTCTTACGCGAGCGGCAAAGGACGGCGCGGCCCTCGTCAAGAAAATCCAAGCGTACCTCCGCCACGAGAAGCGCGAGCGCTTCGAGACCGTGGATTTGGCCTCGCTGGTCGGCGAAGTGGTCACGTTGACGCGGCCGTACTGGTACAATGAGCCCCGGCGCCAGGGGATCGCCATCGAGCTAGACGCGGACCTCGCGCCGGTCCCCCCTATTCAGGGCTACTCGACCGAGCTTCGCGAGGTGCTCGTCAACCTCGTGTTGAACGCCGTGCAGGCCATGCCCGCAGGCGGCTCCATCTCGCTCACGACGATCCGCGACCCGCACCGCAACGCCGCTGTCGTGGAAGTCGGGGACTCGGGCGTGGGGATGCCCCCGCGAGTCTTGAGGCGCATTTTTGAACCGCTGTACACCACGAAGGGCAGCAACGGCACAGGGATGGGCCTCGCCGTCGCCCAGGGAATCATGCAAGAGCACGGAGGACGCATCGAAGTAGAGAGCACGCCAGGGAATGGGTCGGTTTTCCGCCTCGTTCTCCCGTTCGCGCCAGAGGCCCCGATCCCAGACCGCCCCGCCCCAAAGGTCCGCATGGCCACGCAGCCCCCGATGCCCACGACTTCGCTTCGCCTGCTGATCGTGGACGACGAGCCGATGGTCCGCACCATCACGTCGCGCTTGCTCAGCCTTCGCGGCCACGCCATCGAGGCCGTCCACGGCGGCATTGCCGCGCTAGAGGCACTGGCCTCTGGCGCCTACGACTGCGTCGTTACCGACCTGTCCATGCCGGAGATGAGCGGGCGCGAGTTGGCGGCTCACGTACGCGAGAGGCACCCGGCGTTGCCTGTCGTGCTCCTTACCGGAGACACGGACCCCGACGCCGACAGCGACCACATCGCGGCCGTCGTGCGGAAGCCGTTCGAGGCGTCCAACCTGGACGACGTGGTGCGCCGCGTGGTCGAAGCGCACGCGGCGAGCCTTTAG
- a CDS encoding pyridoxal-phosphate dependent enzyme: protein MWHDSILDTIGNTPLVRLNALASDLPCTVLAKVEFFNPGASVKDRIGLAMVDDAERKGLLKPGGTIIEGTSGNTGFGLALVAIARGYSCIFTTTDKQSQAKIDSLRALGAEVIVCPTAVAPEDPRSYYSVAKRLSEEIPNSFYPNQYDHPANAQAHYDSTGPELWEQTEGRITHFIAGAGTGGTISGTTRYLKEQNPAVKSIGVDPYGSVYYKYFHSGGEFDEAEIFPYLTEGVGEDILAGNMDFSLLDDYVRVTDKEAMQMTRRLAKEEGLFVGQSCGMAMAGALDWMRDHAGELTPEDVVVVLLPDNGFRYLAKTFNDDWMRQHGFLEAPRALTAGDVLVSRPGGVFSVSPQATLADAVEVMNEHGISQLPVYDGETLVGSLNERGILARLVADPEARQERVEAVMGEPFPVVEADVSVAGLSAHLENGMGAVLVRATTSGEAHILTRSDLIAALAQQTS, encoded by the coding sequence ATGTGGCACGACAGCATTCTTGACACCATCGGCAACACGCCACTCGTGCGCCTCAACGCGCTCGCCAGCGACCTGCCGTGCACCGTTCTCGCGAAGGTGGAGTTTTTCAACCCGGGCGCGAGTGTCAAGGACCGAATCGGTCTCGCGATGGTGGACGACGCCGAGCGCAAGGGGCTCCTCAAACCCGGCGGGACGATCATCGAGGGCACGAGCGGCAACACCGGCTTCGGCCTCGCGCTTGTCGCCATCGCCAGAGGCTACTCGTGCATCTTCACCACCACGGACAAGCAGAGCCAGGCGAAGATCGACTCGCTTCGCGCGCTCGGCGCCGAGGTCATCGTGTGCCCGACGGCCGTCGCGCCAGAGGACCCGCGCTCGTACTACTCCGTTGCGAAGCGGCTAAGCGAGGAGATCCCCAACTCGTTCTACCCCAACCAGTACGACCACCCCGCCAACGCGCAAGCGCACTACGACTCGACGGGCCCCGAACTGTGGGAGCAGACCGAGGGCCGCATCACGCACTTTATCGCGGGCGCCGGGACAGGCGGCACGATTTCGGGCACGACGCGCTACCTGAAGGAGCAGAACCCGGCGGTCAAGAGCATCGGCGTGGACCCCTACGGCTCGGTGTACTACAAGTATTTCCACTCCGGCGGCGAGTTCGACGAGGCGGAGATCTTCCCGTACCTCACCGAAGGCGTGGGCGAGGACATCCTGGCGGGCAACATGGACTTCTCTCTGCTGGACGACTACGTGCGGGTCACGGACAAGGAGGCGATGCAGATGACGCGGCGCCTGGCGAAAGAGGAGGGCTTGTTCGTGGGGCAGTCCTGCGGCATGGCCATGGCGGGCGCGCTGGACTGGATGCGCGACCACGCCGGCGAGCTGACGCCAGAGGACGTGGTTGTGGTGCTCCTGCCGGATAACGGCTTCCGCTATCTCGCGAAAACGTTCAACGACGACTGGATGCGCCAGCACGGCTTCCTGGAAGCACCACGCGCGCTGACGGCGGGCGACGTGCTGGTCTCGCGCCCCGGCGGCGTTTTCTCGGTCTCACCCCAGGCCACGCTCGCCGATGCGGTGGAGGTCATGAACGAGCACGGCATCAGCCAGCTTCCGGTCTACGACGGCGAAACGCTTGTCGGGAGCCTGAACGAGCGCGGCATCCTCGCGCGACTCGTCGCGGACCCCGAAGCGCGCCAGGAGCGCGTCGAGGCGGTCATGGGAGAGCCCTTCCCCGTTGTGGAGGCCGACGTGAGCGTGGCCGGTCTATCGGCGCACCTGGAAAACGGTATGGGCGCCGTGCTGGTGCGCGCGACCACCTCTGGCGAGGCGCACATCCTCACGCGCTCCGACCTGATCGCCGCGCTGGCTCAGCAGACGAGCTGA